CGGCTCAAGAATTTCCGGCAGGCCTCTATCCTGGCAGTCGCCATTACGGGGTTCATCATGCTGCTGTTTGCCCCCAGCGAGGCAGGGCTGGCGCAGGACGGCGGCGAGGCGCAACTAACCGAGCTTCAGGAAGACTCCCTCGCGCTGGAAGATTCCGCGGCCTTTGCAGCAGAAGACAGTATGGCAGCGGCAAATGACACCACCAGCATTTCTCAGGCCAGCAAGGCATCTGCCGGGGAGGCCATCGGGGCGCTGCAAGGGCTTTGGAGAAGCTTTCTGTACAACCTGCCCAAAATTCTTATCGCCCTCGGCACTCTGATTCTGGCGTGGCTGTTCGTGAAACTGCTTAAACTGGTGCTGCAACGCACGGTGGGCAGCTGGCAAAAATCGAGTGCCATTATCTCGCTGCTGTCCATTGCGGTGTGGCTGCTGGCCATCGGGGTGGCCATCAGTGTGGTGGCCGGCGACATCCGGGCGCTGGTTGGCTCACTGGGTTTGATCGGCCTGGCCCTGTCGTGGTCGCTGCAAACGCCGATCGAGAGCTTTACCGGCTGGCTGCTCAATTCTTTTCAGGGCTACTACCGCGTGGGCGACCGCGTGAAGGTAGGCGAGGTTTTCGGCGATGTGTACCGCATCGACTTCCTGACCACCACGGTGTGGGAGATTGGCGGGCCTTACCAGCCGGGCTTTGTGCAGGCAGAGCAGCCAACGGGCCGCATGGTTACGTTCCCGAACAACGAGATCCTCACCGGCACCGTCACCAACTTCACCGGCGATTTCCCCTATGTATGGGACGAGCTGACGGTTGCCGTAGCCAACGAATCCGACATTCCGCTTACCATCAAAACACTGGCCACCGTAGCCGAAAACCTGCTGGGCAACTACATGGTAGATCCCGCGCACAAGTATGAGCTGCTGCTAAAGCGGGCCGGCCTGGAAGACAAGGTACACGACAAGCCCCAGGTCTACATCTCGCTCGACGACTCCTGGACGAATGTCATCATCCGCTACCTGGTGGGCGCCCGCGAGCGCAGGAAATGGAAAAGCGAACTAACGCTGCGCATTATTGAGGAAGTGAACAAGCCCGAATACCTCGAGAAGATCATACCTGTTTACCCAAGGCAGCAGGTACAGTTCATCAACCCGGACGGCGTGCCCGTGGAGGGTAGGTTCAGGGACGATGGCGATGTATAACAAATTAACCGGAAGCGGAGCTGAGTTCAGCGTCGCTTCCGGCTATACTTCAAACATCAAAAGCTTAGTTGGAGTGATCATGCAGGATTTTCCAGCCTCCATCGGTGTTTTCCATTACCAGCGTATAACGGCCGCTTTGCTGCGTGGAGTCTTGGGCAGTGAGGACATAGCGGCCTGTAACCAAGGCATGCTGCTGCCCTAGCGGCTGTACTTGCAGGCTGTCGAAGCGTAGCGTGGAGGTAGGCGTGCCGTCCGTGGTGAACGCCTCCTGGTAGTAGCCTTTCATCTCCTTTACTCCAACCGGCCCACTTGGCAGCATAAAGGTGGCGGCGCTGTCATACACGGTCAGGAACTGGTCCAGGTTGCCGCTATTCCAGTCTTTGGTGATGCCCTGCAGTGTCGGAACTACCCGGGCGAAGTCAGCTTGTTCTGCTACGGTAGTTTCTGCTGCGGTTGATGTATCAGACTGATTACAGCCTAAGAATAAGAGTGCAGCGGCAAGTATGGCGCCGCGGTTGATGGCATTCAAGCGTTTCATTTTGAGAGAATTGGTTACAGGAACATGAATCTTTGCAGCAAATATGAAGATTTATTCATACTTATCGCAACTGATATTTCAACTGTCTCTCGTCCCCTCCTCCTTATGCTGCTGCAAAGTATAGATTTGCCTTCGGGCTGCTGTGTCACAATTCAACAACTTGCGCCTGCTGCACCGCCTGTACCTTTTGTGGGTCCACCAGCTTCGCCAGCGTTTTATCGTAGTTCGGGTGCGTGGTGTGCAGCCATTCATCCCAAAACCTGAAGTACAGGCCATAGTTGCCTTTAAAGTACTTGTGGTGCATGTTGTGGTTGGTGGAGGTGTTCAGCCATTTGCCCACGCTGCTGCTGACCAGCCATTTCGGGTAAATTTCATAGCCCAGGTGCCCGTACACGTTGTACACCGTCATCAGTAGCAGGAATAGCGCAATGGCCAGCGGGTGAATCGGGAGCAGGAAAGCGATGACAAGTATAACGCTTGCCTCTACCACCGCCTCCAACGGGCTAAAGGCAAAGGCCGCCCACGGCGACGGGTTGGTTGATTTATGGTGGGTGAGGTGAAACAGCTTAAACAGTTTGGGATGATGCATCAGGCGGTGCGTCCAGTAGAAATAGGTATCGTGCACCACCAGCGCCAGCAGCACGCTCACGATAAAGTATGGCCAGCCATACTCAGCTACCTCTGTGTAAATCTGCGTGTGGGGCAGCACCGCATCCGAGGCAAGCAGAACGCCTACCGCCGCGAATATGAGAAAGGTGAAGAAGGAGTGGCTTACCTCCCGCACGTAATCCTGCCGCTTCGGGAACAGGGCCTGTATCTTGCGCCGGGCAAACTTTTTAGGCATCAACGTATAAAACAGCAAAAAGGCCAGCCCCGCTATCACCACGTAGCGCAGCGTCAGCAGCAAATAAAACCACCCAAATTGACTAATCGCCATGATATTTATTTTTAGAAAAACAGGTTCAGAATAGCTCCTAAATGGCAGAGATCGTTCTAGAAACACATTTCTACCGTAGAATAGTTGCCTGGCAAAGCATTATCATTTAGTTGCTCCTGTAGCTACTCTCCGCAAGGCACCCTCATTCTTCTTGGATGGTCGTGACCTGTGCTGTTTGTAAACTTAGCCTGTTTTATAATGCGTAAGGCCTCCTCATCGCAGCCGTGCCCCAGCCCCTGCACCACAAAAGCATCTTTCACGTTGCCAGCGGCATCAATCACAAACTCCACCAGTACCTTGCCTTTGACATGGTTGGCCCGAGCCTGGGCAGGATACTTCAGCTGCTGATACAGCTTCTCTTCTCCTCCGATCACCTTAACAGCGGCATGCCGCTTTACCTCGGCGGCACTGCTGCGTTGTGCATAAAAATCAGGCGGGTTAGGATTGGCTGCAGCGGTGGGCAGTTTATACTTGATTTCCCAATGCCTGAGGTAATCTTCAAGCGGCGGCAAACCAACCTGTGCCCGCCTTTTGTTTACATTGTGCTCGTCCTCGATAGGATACAGCTTAACACCTGCATCATCCTCTGCTAGCTGTGAGCCATAGGTTTGCGGCTCTCCGCGCCCAACTTTTACCCGGTCTATCAGCAAGGCGAGTGATGACCACTGCAACTCTCCTTTCCCGGCAGCTTGCGTTAAAAGCGGCAGGTACTTCTCCTGTACCTCTTGTGAACTGTGCTGTATTATCAGAAAGGCGGTTGAGCTTAACTGCTCTCCTACTGCAGTCTTACCTGGATAGCCATACTTCAATATGATGTTTTCGATTTCAACTAAATTAGCTTGATCTATACTTGCCTGCTTCGCCCAAATTTCCTGCACCTCTTTTGAACGCCAGCCATGTGCAGCGGCGGCACGTTCTACCACAGCTCCTCTATACTTCTGGTCGGCCTCGGCTATGCGCCTAAGTTTAGCGACCAGCGCTGAATTTACCTGGGCACAGGCAAGATTCCCTGCCAGCAGAAAGCATAGCAGGAGCAACGTTTGTTTTAGCTGTTTCATGATGATAGGTTTTTATGCGTGGCTGCAACCGCAGGCAACCAATACCTTTATACACTTTCTCAACATTAATGGCAGGCTGCACCTACTGCTTAAACACCTCTAGTAAAGCCTCACGAAAGGTTCGGCCGACAGGCACTTCAGTGCCTGCGATGCGCACCTGGTAACTTTCGAACACCTCCACGTGCGGCAGCGATACCATAAATGACTTGTGGACTCTCAGGAACCGGCTGGTCGGTAGCTGCTTCTGTAGCTCTGTAAGGCTGCTGAGGGTGGTAATCTTTTTGCCGCTTGTCACGAATGTGACGTAGTTGCCGGAGGCTTCTAAGTACAAAATATCATCCAGTTTGAGCTGGTATGTTTGAATGCCGCTTTTCACACGTATAAATTCGGCACTGCTTGCCGCCGTATCTGTTGTGGGTTTGCCTCTTAGCTTAAGTGCCATAGCCGCCTTGTTTACAGCCTTCAGAAACTTCTGAAAATCGATGGGCTTTAGCAGATAGCCAACCGTGTCCCAGTCATAGCTTTCTACGGCATATTCAGAATAGGCAGTCGTGAAGATAACCATGGGTGGCTGTGGCAGTGCCCTCAGAAACTCAATGCCGGTTAGGTCGGGCATGTTGATGTCCAGGAAAATGAAATCCACCTGCTCGCTGGTAAGGTACTCCAGGGCATCTATACTGCTTCTGAACGTTTGCACCAACTGCAAGGAAGGCACCTTTTGCGCATAATGCGCTATCACCGACAGGGCTTTGGGTTCATCATCTATGGCAATGCATTTCATTTGTTTGTGGCGTTATACTTTAAAACATCGTTCTGCATCAGGAGCAGCGGGCAAGCTGCCCCTGCTACTGCAGCGCTGTTACAGCTACCTGGGTCTTCTGCAACTGCAGCCGCAACGTTGATTTATAGACATTTCCTTCTTCGGTAATCGTGAGGGTATGGCGGTTTGGGTACTGCAACTGCAGCAGCTTTTTAACGTGCTCCTGGCCAAAACCTGCATGCGCTACCGATGCTGTCTTGTTTTGCCGATGAATTGTATTTTCTACTGTAAAGTAGAGCTCGCTTTCAGTTGTTCTTAGGTCTATCAGGATATAGGACTGCTGCTTCAGGCTTACCCCGTGCTTAAATGCGTTTTCCACAAAATTGATCAGCAACATAGGGGATATCCGCACTTGCTGGGTATCTCCCTCCACATCAAACTGAATGGTGATGTCTTCATCTCCGGAAAAACGCAGCTTCTGGAGCTTGATGTAATTTTCGATGTACTCCACCTCGCGGTACAGCTCGATATAGGGCACGTGGCTTTCGTAGATAGAGTAACGCATGAGCTGTGTGAGCTGTGCTATGCTTTGCGCCAACTCATCCGCATTCTTCTCAATAGCCATCGAGAACAGGTTGTTGAGCGTGTTGAACAGGAAGTGCGGGTTCACCTGGTTTTTCAGCAGGGCCAGTTCGGCTGTGGTTACATCCAACTTCTGTAGCCCCTCCTTGTGCTGCAGCCACTCCTTGGTTGCCCAATAAGCAAACGAAGCCGCCAGCACCAACAGAAAAGCGAGCACTCCATCGGTTAACACATTGTAATCTAAGCTCCAGTCAAACTCATCATACCCAGAAAGCAGGAAGTTGTTTTCAGTTAAAGTATACAGCAGCACCTCCGCCATAAAGCACCAACCAAAGCTCATGCCCAGCGGCAACAGGTACCTCCACTTGTTAACAGCGTTTTTGTACCTCGGGAAGATCAGGTACACGTTCACATAAAAGAAGGCGGCTTTAAACACGATCAGAAACAAGCTGTTCCAGAGCTCCATCTGCCGGGAGTGGGCTTCCATAAGTATAATTTCTTCAAAGTCAGAGGGCTCCATCTGATACGGAATTTCAAAGGCTCTATCAGCCCAAAAGTTTGCTAAAAGGAAGCCGATAAGTATAACCCAGAAACCCAGGTGCAGGATCAGCTCGGCATACTTTGCCAGGTAGGATATTTTTTTCATGATCTCAAATTTAAAATCAATTGTAGTGCTTTAAGGCCTTAGGTAATTAGCGTGTTGTCACTGATTTGTTTTTGGCCTGTTTAGCCTCAGCAACAAGCTTTATGACAAGTTCTTTTTCCAGTGCACCAAACCAGCGCCCGCCACTGGAAGTAAGCAGCAGAAGGCCCACATTATGCTCCGGCACGAACACATAACTACTTGCAAAGCCATCCAAATCTCCTCCGTGCCCATAGCGTACTCCTCTTTCATCTACATTTCGTACCAGCCCAAAGCCATACTCTTTCTTATCAGGAGTTGCACTGTCTGTCAGAACCAAAGGGCTCTGCTCCTCCGTTTGTCCCAGCATTCTGTACGCCTCAAGTTGCGCAGCCATCAGTCTGGATAAATCTGCAACGCTGGAGTATACACCACCTGCCGATGTTAATTTACCCATAATAAAAGGCTTTGTCTCTATGTTTCTGGCATCTTTTCGATAGGGTGTTGCCAGTAGCTCCTGCTGGTGCACAGCGAGTTCAGTAGTGGTGTTGGTAAGCTGATAGGGCTTAGCAACATACTCCTGTAACAATGTTTCATACTTCTGGCCACTTACCCGCTCGCATATATATCCAACCAAGGCATACCCCATATTGGAGTAGCTAAAGTCGGTGCCAGGCGCAAAGGCAAGCTCCAGTTCATCCAGGTCTTTTAGCAGGTCCAGCTCCGTATAGGGAACAAGCATTGGGTCACCGTCGATGCGGTGGTCGCTTGGTGCTATTCCTGGCAGCCCAGCCTTGTGCTGCAGCAGGTTTCTAAGTGTTACGGCATGCAGCTTTTCTCTTGTTTGGTTGTTGAACACGCCCGGCAGATAGGTAACTATACTTGCGTCTAAATCCAGCTTCCGCTCCAGCACCAGCCTGTTCACAATTATACCTGTCAGCATTTTGGTTTGAGAGCCGATCTGATAAAGTGTATGCTCATCTGCAGCTGCCTCGCCTTCCCGTTTTTTTAAGCCAAAGCCATCATACAGCCACAGTTCCCCATCACTGATTACTCCAACTGAAAGCGCCGGAATATTATTTGCTTTTAGCGCGCTATCTATCTTGCTGCGCATCCAGCTGTCATCAAAACTGCTGCGCTGCTTCGGTTTTATACTTGCATGGGTTGCAGCACCATTAGGTACAATTTGTTCAGTGCTTTTGCAGGCAAGCAAGAGCAGTAGCGGACTGAGTAGTAAGATAACTTTTTTCATAGTTTGATTTTGAATGATAGCCTAACTTACTAGCCTGCTCGCACTTTGCCGCACCTTGTTTATGAACGGCACCATTTCCTATCTAAACAGCAAAATACAGAGGAGCAGCACCACACTTAACCTACAACCTTGTGCTGCGCGTATGCTGTAATAAAGTGATACTCACCTAAACACGTACCAGATGCCTGACAACATACTTAACTCCTCTAAAAGCCGCCCGGCGGTTTTACTTTTCGACGTAAACGAAACCCTGCTGGACCTTTCGGACATGCAACGGGCTGTGAACAAGACCTTCGATAATGAGCTCGCTTTTAAACTATGGTTTTCGCACCTGCTGGAGTATGCTTTGGTGGAGAACGCAACAAACGAGTACCACACCTTCAGTGAGGTAGGCCAGGCGGCGATGAAAATGGTGACAAAAGTTATTGGCCAGGATGTGCCGGAGGCAAAGCAAAAAGAGCTGGTGGAGATGGTAAAGCAGACGCAACCGCATCCCGATGTGATTCCCGGCCTTAAAAAGCTGCAGGAGGCGGGCTTTCGGATGGCTACGCTCACCAACTCTCCCTCCAAATCAAGTATACCGCACCTCGAAAGCGTGGGCCTGAAAGAATTCTTCGAGGAGACCTTCAGCGTGGACAGCGTGAAAAAGTTTAAGCCCGACAGCAGCCCCTATCAGTATGCAGCGGATCAACTGGGTGTGCAATTGGGTGACGTGATGATGGTGGCTGCGCATGGCTGGGATATGGCCGGAGCTTTGCGTGCCGGTGCCCGTGCGGCCTTCCTTTCCCGCCCGGGCCAAACACTTTACCCGCTGGCCCCGGAACCGGAACTAACCGCGCCGACACTTTCGGAACTGGCGGATAAGCTGGTGAAGTTGGGTTGAAGAATTTATACTTCCTACGCCGTGAGGTCGCGCAGCTCCAGGTGCAGGTCTTCGGAAATGGCTTCCAACTTCTGTAGGGCATCTGCTTTAGTTGGTTTGCGCACCAGGTGCAGCTTTACCCCGTTGGCAAAGCCCAGGTAGCCGTCATAAACTGTGTGCCGGAAAGTTGCAGTGGAAACACGGGCCCAGATCACCTGCCGGTAAGTGTTTTTCTTCAGGTACAGGAAGCCGTAGTCAGGCAGCCTTTTCTTCCTGCCGAACTTCATGCCCAGCAGCATCGCGCCATCCCGGTAGGTTTGCCCCCGCAGGTCTAGCTCCACCACACTGTACGTGAAGTAAATGAGCGGGCCCAGGGGCAGCAGCAGCAAGCCTGCCATTTTGCCTTGCAGCAGCAATATCATCCCTGCGGCAGTAGCCACCCAGGCAACCATGTTACCAGAATCGGTAAAATACCGGCCTGTCCTGTACGTATAAACTACTGGCTCCATAGCCCTTATACGGAACCTAGTGCCTTTGGCGCAACAACAGCCAATACTTGCCAGGCTGTGTGCTACTACCAGTTCTTGCGGAAGATCTCTGGCCGTGGCAGGTACTCGCCGATGTCGTAATGCGCTTTGGTGCCGGAGCCGTTGCCTACCACGCAGATGCCTTTATAGAACAAATCAACCGTTTCGGAGAACTGCGGGTCCTGCACCATGTGCTGCCAACCCTGGTGCATATCCTCCGACCAGTAGATATCGTCGTGCACGATGAGCGCGCCCGGCTTCAGCATCGGCAACACGCGCTGCGTGTAGTGCAGGGTGGCCTTCTGCTCGTGCTGCCCGTCTATAAACACGCAGTCAAACGTTTCGGCCTCAGCCAGCAGTTGCGTGATGGCTTCGTCAAACAACATGTTCATGATGCGGTGCTTGTCTGAAAAGCGGTCCATGTTCTGCTTGGCAATGGCACACAGGGCATCAGAGCCTTCAATCGTTACCAGCTCAGTGCCCGGCACAGACAGAAAGTAACTGCCCGAAAAGCCGGTGTTGGTGCCCAGTTCCAGAATCTTTTTCACGCCTGCGCCTGCCACGATGCGGCGCAGCAGAATGCCGTTGAACGTGGAGGAGCCCGTTTTCATATGGGCTTCTGCCGCGCTGCCTACATATTCGCCTGGCAGGGCATTCCCTGCTTCGTCTGTCTGAAAGGTGTTGGAGTGCGGCGACGTATAGCTGTAGATTTCCTTGTCGGTGGTAAGGGCGGGAATTCTGGAACGGAAGCTCTCGATCTCCGTAGCCAGTTTTTTTTCGTCGGCCGTGAAGGTGTGGTAGAACAGCAGCCTGGCCGCCCCATGAAACCGCTGCGGCAGGCGCTGCAGAAATACATTCTTAAACCTGCTGTAGTTCTGCACCCGCTTCACCAGGTTTGCTATATAAAAGCCAATCTTGCTCATAAAATCATCTGTTGAGGCTACTAGTTAAGAAATGTTCTTCAGAAAACCGACACAGCGGGCGCGCTACGCTTGCAACAGAACATCAGTACACCCTTTCAGTGAAGTCATGCACATTGGTTTCCAGGTCCTTTGCAACAGCCTGTAATTGCTGCATGGCTGGGGCTTTGCTGCCCATCTGCAACAGGTGCAGCTTTACGCCATCCGAGAGTTTTACGAAGCCATCGAACAGCTCCGTGTTGAAGTGCGTCATCGAGCCCCGGGACTCGGCCATTTTGCTGTAACTGTTCTTGTTCAGAAACAGGAAATCTATACCGGCCAGCGGCAGCTTTTTCCCGAGTTTCAGTCCCAGCACTTGCACACCCTCGCGGTAGGTCATGTGCTGCAGGTCGAACTCTACGAAAGTATAGGTTAGCAACGTGATGATTCCCATCGGCACAATCACCCAGCCGGCAACGCCACCATTCAGCACCATCATCAACCCAATGGCTGATGCAATCCAGCCCATGACGCGGCCGCCGACCGAGAAGTATTTTCCTGTTCTGTAGGTATGGGTAGTTTGAGTCATAGCCGAAAGATCTTGCTACGAATGTAGTCAAATTTTGGAAAGTGGCTTCTTTCTCCCTTGTCATACTTCAGGTTCAGGTGAACCAGCATTTTAGTATGCTGCCACGTGCCCCGCCGACAAGTATAGCTGCGATTCGGCTATGTTTATTTAATTGCAGAACTGAGCATACAATCACGGTGTAGGAAAAGAGTAACCGCAGCAGGTATACCTGTCCTTCTAAAAGTGACAATGGTCATTTCATCTAACGGCTGGGCAGGCGTACTTGCAGCTCCTAAATTAGAGAAACCATGAAAACCAATTTACTTGCTATTGCTGCCCTGCTGGCGCTGTTTGCCTGTGGCTCCGATTCTGCCGACGGTAATTACAACCGTGCTGCCAGCGATGAGCTGATTGATGCACAGGTAGATTCTGCCACCAAAACCTCGACCGACAGTCTTGCGCGCGCCACCAAAGAAGGAAAGATCCTGCAGCCGCTCCCGGACACGCTGACATCGCTGCTCGAACAGAAGCAACCGCAAGCGCAAATAGCCACCCTGACGGATCAGGCGATGGCAAGTGATCGGTTGAAGGTCGGAAATCCCGTTTACCTGCGTGGCGATTTTAATGGCAACGCATCCCTCGATTATGCGGTGCAGGTGCTCAAAAACGATTCCATCCACATATTGGCTTACCTGGACTACAACAAGCAGGCCCGCGAACTAAAAGTGGCCAGCTATCCAGCTAAAAACCTGAAGGACGGCTGGTTCAGCACCTATCAGCTACGGCTTGCCCCGCAAGACTCGCTGGTACAGGACAACCGTGCTCAAAAGCTGGTACCGTTGCCAACAGATGGCATCTCAGTAATAGGAGAAGACCTGACAACACTCTACATGCTGCAGAATGGCCGCTTTATACCTTTTGACGCCAAAAGGTAAAGCCGCTTAGGTACATGCCGAAGACATCGCAGCGTGCGCAGTTCCTGCAAGCGTCTGAAGGATTGGCATCGTAGCCGGCGAGAAACCCATGACCTCTTACCCATCAATACAATTATCAATAAAACACATCCTCCTGCCATCGTTCGGGGTTGTTTAAAACATAATCCTTGATGTGTGAATAGGCTTTGTCATTTCGGATGATATGGTCGTGGAAGGAGCGTTGCCAGGAATGTAGACCTAGGTTTTTACCTTCTTTTATTACTGCCTATCTTGTAAGCATTATGGCTTACGCTAATACGCTTCCCGATTTGATAATTAGGCTCTGCAGGTCATTTAACACCTGCGCCTTAGCCCTTACACTTTTGGTGTGCCTTGATGTTTTTGTGTTACCAGAATCCAGCCACTTTGAGAAAGTTGTTGACAGGGAGCTGTATTCCGTGGAAGGAATATCTAGGTATGGTGGCGGCACCTACAAAACATATGTAGATAACGCCGTTTTGATCACGGAGAATTACCGGTACCCATACACCTGGAGGGCTCAAAACTATGATCCTAATAAGGAAGATTCTATTCGCCTTGTTACAACCTGCCTTTTCGGGATAGTTAAAACAGGCTATATGAAGCCCGATGGGGTTGAGAAAGAGTTGAAACAAACAGCGGGAATGTTTGGAACACTAATGTTCATTCCTATCGCTTTTGGATTAATAGCTGCTTTCGGTGTAGCGATGCGACACAACAAAGAACAATTAGTAAATGCCGTTGTAATGAACCTACTGCTAATACTGGTACAGCTTTTTGTTGACGGTTACATACTTTACTTCATGGATATGCTGGCCTGATAAATTTTAAGCAAAGCCACTC
Above is a window of Pontibacter akesuensis DNA encoding:
- a CDS encoding sterol desaturase family protein, translating into MAISQFGWFYLLLTLRYVVIAGLAFLLFYTLMPKKFARRKIQALFPKRQDYVREVSHSFFTFLIFAAVGVLLASDAVLPHTQIYTEVAEYGWPYFIVSVLLALVVHDTYFYWTHRLMHHPKLFKLFHLTHHKSTNPSPWAAFAFSPLEAVVEASVILVIAFLLPIHPLAIALFLLLMTVYNVYGHLGYEIYPKWLVSSSVGKWLNTSTNHNMHHKYFKGNYGLYFRFWDEWLHTTHPNYDKTLAKLVDPQKVQAVQQAQVVEL
- a CDS encoding O-methyltransferase, whose protein sequence is MSKIGFYIANLVKRVQNYSRFKNVFLQRLPQRFHGAARLLFYHTFTADEKKLATEIESFRSRIPALTTDKEIYSYTSPHSNTFQTDEAGNALPGEYVGSAAEAHMKTGSSTFNGILLRRIVAGAGVKKILELGTNTGFSGSYFLSVPGTELVTIEGSDALCAIAKQNMDRFSDKHRIMNMLFDEAITQLLAEAETFDCVFIDGQHEQKATLHYTQRVLPMLKPGALIVHDDIYWSEDMHQGWQHMVQDPQFSETVDLFYKGICVVGNGSGTKAHYDIGEYLPRPEIFRKNW
- a CDS encoding energy transducer TonB, translating into MKQLKQTLLLLCFLLAGNLACAQVNSALVAKLRRIAEADQKYRGAVVERAAAAHGWRSKEVQEIWAKQASIDQANLVEIENIILKYGYPGKTAVGEQLSSTAFLIIQHSSQEVQEKYLPLLTQAAGKGELQWSSLALLIDRVKVGRGEPQTYGSQLAEDDAGVKLYPIEDEHNVNKRRAQVGLPPLEDYLRHWEIKYKLPTAAANPNPPDFYAQRSSAAEVKRHAAVKVIGGEEKLYQQLKYPAQARANHVKGKVLVEFVIDAAGNVKDAFVVQGLGHGCDEEALRIIKQAKFTNSTGHDHPRRMRVPCGE
- a CDS encoding serine hydrolase domain-containing protein; this translates as MKKVILLLSPLLLLLACKSTEQIVPNGAATHASIKPKQRSSFDDSWMRSKIDSALKANNIPALSVGVISDGELWLYDGFGLKKREGEAAADEHTLYQIGSQTKMLTGIIVNRLVLERKLDLDASIVTYLPGVFNNQTREKLHAVTLRNLLQHKAGLPGIAPSDHRIDGDPMLVPYTELDLLKDLDELELAFAPGTDFSYSNMGYALVGYICERVSGQKYETLLQEYVAKPYQLTNTTTELAVHQQELLATPYRKDARNIETKPFIMGKLTSAGGVYSSVADLSRLMAAQLEAYRMLGQTEEQSPLVLTDSATPDKKEYGFGLVRNVDERGVRYGHGGDLDGFASSYVFVPEHNVGLLLLTSSGGRWFGALEKELVIKLVAEAKQAKNKSVTTR
- a CDS encoding YybH family protein codes for the protein MKRLNAINRGAILAAALLFLGCNQSDTSTAAETTVAEQADFARVVPTLQGITKDWNSGNLDQFLTVYDSAATFMLPSGPVGVKEMKGYYQEAFTTDGTPTSTLRFDSLQVQPLGQQHALVTGRYVLTAQDSTQQSGRYTLVMENTDGGWKILHDHSN
- a CDS encoding haloacid dehalogenase type II codes for the protein MPDNILNSSKSRPAVLLFDVNETLLDLSDMQRAVNKTFDNELAFKLWFSHLLEYALVENATNEYHTFSEVGQAAMKMVTKVIGQDVPEAKQKELVEMVKQTQPHPDVIPGLKKLQEAGFRMATLTNSPSKSSIPHLESVGLKEFFEETFSVDSVKKFKPDSSPYQYAADQLGVQLGDVMMVAAHGWDMAGALRAGARAAFLSRPGQTLYPLAPEPELTAPTLSELADKLVKLG
- a CDS encoding LytR/AlgR family response regulator transcription factor; this encodes MKCIAIDDEPKALSVIAHYAQKVPSLQLVQTFRSSIDALEYLTSEQVDFIFLDINMPDLTGIEFLRALPQPPMVIFTTAYSEYAVESYDWDTVGYLLKPIDFQKFLKAVNKAAMALKLRGKPTTDTAASSAEFIRVKSGIQTYQLKLDDILYLEASGNYVTFVTSGKKITTLSSLTELQKQLPTSRFLRVHKSFMVSLPHVEVFESYQVRIAGTEVPVGRTFREALLEVFKQ
- a CDS encoding mechanosensitive ion channel family protein; protein product: MPSLNNRRTRRTSSTTRKRVQGGTSGEGIRGQGQRGTYNDNRGLQTRKRVVSRTRKRRTPGSAVKGAENRLKNFRQASILAVAITGFIMLLFAPSEAGLAQDGGEAQLTELQEDSLALEDSAAFAAEDSMAAANDTTSISQASKASAGEAIGALQGLWRSFLYNLPKILIALGTLILAWLFVKLLKLVLQRTVGSWQKSSAIISLLSIAVWLLAIGVAISVVAGDIRALVGSLGLIGLALSWSLQTPIESFTGWLLNSFQGYYRVGDRVKVGEVFGDVYRIDFLTTTVWEIGGPYQPGFVQAEQPTGRMVTFPNNEILTGTVTNFTGDFPYVWDELTVAVANESDIPLTIKTLATVAENLLGNYMVDPAHKYELLLKRAGLEDKVHDKPQVYISLDDSWTNVIIRYLVGARERRKWKSELTLRIIEEVNKPEYLEKIIPVYPRQQVQFINPDGVPVEGRFRDDGDV
- a CDS encoding sensor histidine kinase — translated: MKKISYLAKYAELILHLGFWVILIGFLLANFWADRAFEIPYQMEPSDFEEIILMEAHSRQMELWNSLFLIVFKAAFFYVNVYLIFPRYKNAVNKWRYLLPLGMSFGWCFMAEVLLYTLTENNFLLSGYDEFDWSLDYNVLTDGVLAFLLVLAASFAYWATKEWLQHKEGLQKLDVTTAELALLKNQVNPHFLFNTLNNLFSMAIEKNADELAQSIAQLTQLMRYSIYESHVPYIELYREVEYIENYIKLQKLRFSGDEDITIQFDVEGDTQQVRISPMLLINFVENAFKHGVSLKQQSYILIDLRTTESELYFTVENTIHRQNKTASVAHAGFGQEHVKKLLQLQYPNRHTLTITEEGNVYKSTLRLQLQKTQVAVTALQ